One region of Juglans microcarpa x Juglans regia isolate MS1-56 chromosome 7S, Jm3101_v1.0, whole genome shotgun sequence genomic DNA includes:
- the LOC121241486 gene encoding uncharacterized protein LOC121241486 isoform X1 produces the protein MMSRPMLLVFLLLILIITSQFEWKQQLVFDLDSTPSISQKHHQISKREEVVKEKIILTQEQNIQRLNELVRSLRKQLQQCRNNNETSDRNLSPLTEHVIRLERQQILEN, from the exons ATGATGTCAAGACCCATGTTGCTTGTTTTTCTGTTGCTTATACTTATAATCACTTCTCAGTTTGAGTGGAAGCAACAACTCGTCTTTGACCTCGACTCAACTCCGAGCATCTCACAGAAGCACCACCAAATTTCGAAGAGGGAAGAAGTTGTAAAGGAGAAG ATAATTTTAACACAAGAACAGAACATTCAGAGACTCAATGAACTTGTACGGAGTCTCAGAAAACAATTGCAGCAGTGCAGAAACAATAATGAGACTTCAGATCGTAATTTAAGCCCTTTAACTGAGCATGTTATCCGGCTAGAACGACAGCAGATCCTGGAAAACTGA
- the LOC121241486 gene encoding uncharacterized protein LOC121241486 isoform X2: protein MKLGFSCRHQSFEWKQQLVFDLDSTPSISQKHHQISKREEVVKEKIILTQEQNIQRLNELVRSLRKQLQQCRNNNETSDRNLSPLTEHVIRLERQQILEN, encoded by the exons ATGAAGTTAGGGTTTTCTTGCCGGCACCAGTCT TTTGAGTGGAAGCAACAACTCGTCTTTGACCTCGACTCAACTCCGAGCATCTCACAGAAGCACCACCAAATTTCGAAGAGGGAAGAAGTTGTAAAGGAGAAG ATAATTTTAACACAAGAACAGAACATTCAGAGACTCAATGAACTTGTACGGAGTCTCAGAAAACAATTGCAGCAGTGCAGAAACAATAATGAGACTTCAGATCGTAATTTAAGCCCTTTAACTGAGCATGTTATCCGGCTAGAACGACAGCAGATCCTGGAAAACTGA
- the LOC121241592 gene encoding secoisolariciresinol dehydrogenase-like: MTSVSLVSAAARRLEGKVAVITGGASGIGESTARLFSKHGAKIVIADIQDDLGHSVCKDLNSKSTSFVHCDVSKETDVENAINFAVSKFGKLDIMFNNAGVVGVAKPNILDNTKAEFEQVIGVNLVGAFLGTKHAARVMVPTRRGSIITTASVCSTIGGIASHAYTSSKHGVVGLMRNTAVELGQFGIRVNCVSPYLVATPLAKDFFKLDDNGVYSVYSNLKGSLLKPEDVAEAALYLGSDESKYVSGHNLLVDGGFSICNPGLSMFVPKF; encoded by the exons ATGACAAGTGTTTCTTTAGTCTCAGCTGCTGCCCGCAG GCTAGAAGGGAAAGTGGCAGTAATCACTGGTGGAGCAAGTGGCATTGGGGAGTCTACAGCAAGACTCTTCTCCAAACATGGAGCTAAAATTGTTATTGCAGACATCCAAGATGACTTGGGTCATTCTGTCTGCAAAGATCTAAACTCTAAGTCCACCTCATTTGTCCATTGTGATGTCTCTAAGGAAACAGATGTGGAAAACGCAATTAACTTTGCTGTTTCCAAGTTTGGAAAGCTTGACATTATGTTCAACAATGCTGGTGTTGTTGGAGTTGCCAAACCAAACATCCTTGACAACACCAAGGCTGAGTTTGAGCAAGTAATTGGTGTTAACCTAGTTGGTGCCTTCCTTGGAACCAAACATGCAGCTCGTGTCATGGTCCCAACTCGTCGTGGCAGCATTATTACAACTGCTAGTGTTTGCTCTACTATAGGAGGGATTGCATCACATGCCTACACGAGCTCCAAGCATGGCGTGGTGGGATTAATGAGAAACACAGCAGTGGAACTTGGACAGTTTGGCATTCGTGTGAATTGTGTATCACCTTATCTAGTTGCTACACCATTGGCAAAGGATTTCTTCAAACTTGATGACAATGGAGTTTACAGTGTTTATTCCAACCTTAAAGGCAGTCTCCTCAAACCAGAAGATGTGGCTGAAGCTGCTCTTTATTTAGGAAGTGATGAGTCAAAGTATGTGAGTGGACACAATCTTTTGGTAGATGGAGGCTTTTCCATTTGCAATCCAGGCCTTTCCATGTTTgtaccaaagttttga